From a single Alloactinosynnema sp. L-07 genomic region:
- a CDS encoding PP2C family serine/threonine-protein phosphatase, whose translation MVLAVSRPRTSGLGITWDLVWVGDCQAWLVDDNQLTPLTTPHTQGQWMRDLGMPENVAAGSDNIVLTTVGTADPSEFGTTTTTTASGRLALTSDGVGMTLKPAELLETLSQIDSPQRCAQRLVELGAAHPTADNSTALVIDTRA comes from the coding sequence ATGGTTCTGGCGGTCAGCCGCCCGCGTACCTCGGGCCTGGGCATCACCTGGGACCTCGTCTGGGTCGGCGACTGCCAGGCATGGTTGGTCGACGACAACCAGTTGACGCCGCTGACAACGCCGCACACCCAAGGACAGTGGATGCGGGACCTTGGGATGCCCGAGAACGTCGCCGCAGGATCGGACAACATCGTGCTCACGACGGTCGGAACCGCCGACCCCTCTGAATTCGGGACCACCACGACCACCACCGCGAGCGGGCGGCTCGCGCTGACCAGCGACGGTGTCGGCATGACGCTGAAGCCCGCTGAACTGCTCGAGACGCTCTCCCAGATCGACAGCCCGCAACGCTGCGCGCAGCGCCTCGTCGAGCTCGGCGCCGCCCACCCGACGGCCGACAACTCCACCGCGCTCGTCATCGACACCCGCGCCTGA
- a CDS encoding helix-turn-helix transcriptional regulator codes for MTTTTHHEIHEPADAAWPLNAYLREARLRAGMSIKQTARAAGLRVRDVECLETRPAALRSRVEAVVAALGADVDHALALVGLTPEVIADAEQRFGGSAPGCDRPPTRGERSPTAEQD; via the coding sequence ATGACGACAACGACTCATCACGAAATTCACGAGCCAGCTGATGCCGCGTGGCCGTTGAACGCGTACCTGCGGGAGGCGCGGCTCCGCGCGGGGATGTCGATCAAGCAGACCGCGCGGGCAGCGGGCCTGAGGGTCCGCGACGTGGAGTGTTTGGAGACCCGACCTGCCGCGTTGAGGTCGCGGGTCGAGGCGGTCGTGGCCGCGCTCGGCGCCGATGTCGATCACGCGCTCGCGCTGGTAGGGCTCACCCCCGAGGTGATCGCCGACGCCGAGCAGCGGTTTGGTGGCAGCGCGCCCGGCTGCGACCGGCCGCCAACGCGCGGCGAGCGGTCCCCCACAGCGGAACAGGACTGA
- a CDS encoding aminoglycoside phosphotransferase family protein: MSSIPIPLPPALIDAATAAGLDHRDARLLHHHATSVYLLPHADAVARLSPATAAERAHTAVAITRWLRGHDFPAPEPLNAPHVTGSALITFWSYYPTVDQPTEPAVLGHLLRVLHQLPHPPVTLHEYRPLNDLLATLATTADAVLDSDGRDWLTDRAHTLLDDYQHLQSALGSGLIHADAYPGNLIRTPNGTLLGDWDETSTGPRELDLANTIQGNLRFGRPAQHLDAFTHAYGHDPRTWPGLTTLVAIRDLHTLGSYLRRAATGDNAAHTELHHRIRTLRGNTPARWHTV, from the coding sequence GTGAGCAGCATCCCCATCCCTCTCCCGCCCGCCCTCATCGACGCCGCGACCGCCGCCGGACTCGACCACCGCGACGCCCGTCTCCTGCACCACCACGCGACCAGCGTGTACCTGCTGCCCCACGCCGACGCAGTCGCCCGGCTCTCCCCCGCGACGGCCGCCGAGCGCGCCCACACCGCGGTTGCCATCACCCGCTGGTTGCGCGGCCACGACTTCCCCGCCCCCGAGCCTCTCAACGCGCCACACGTGACCGGGTCGGCGCTGATCACCTTCTGGAGCTACTACCCCACCGTCGACCAGCCCACGGAACCGGCCGTCCTCGGGCACCTCCTTCGGGTCCTGCACCAACTCCCCCACCCGCCCGTGACGCTGCACGAGTACCGGCCGCTCAATGACCTGCTCGCCACGCTCGCCACCACCGCGGACGCCGTCCTCGACTCCGACGGCCGAGACTGGCTCACCGACCGCGCCCACACACTCCTCGACGACTACCAGCACCTGCAGAGCGCACTCGGATCCGGCCTCATCCATGCCGATGCCTACCCCGGCAACCTCATCCGCACCCCCAACGGCACACTCCTGGGCGACTGGGATGAAACCTCCACCGGACCCCGCGAACTCGACCTCGCCAACACGATCCAGGGCAACCTCCGCTTCGGCCGCCCCGCGCAGCACCTCGACGCGTTCACCCACGCATACGGCCACGACCCTCGCACGTGGCCAGGGCTGACCACCCTCGTCGCCATCCGCGACCTGCACACCCTCGGCAGCTACCTACGCCGCGCCGCCACCGGCGACAACGCCGCGCACACCGAACTGCACCACCGCATCCGAACTCTGCGCGGGAACACACCGGCAAGGTGGCACACGGTCTAA
- a CDS encoding helix-turn-helix transcriptional regulator, which yields MGITLADLRLRRGLSQEKLAAELGVERTTVQRWEAGNSTPRPKTMSELAKTLEVTVADLREVLGDQGDIGRLDSRFASYGDGDDRLAMLARASNLHSGQVEQLYWRISALAVDYVHEPVDRVLPDLLAARDTITDLLAGRQAPHHTRDLYVLAGTTCLLLAHAAQNQGDHRAALTRLATAADCATAADHDALHAWTRGSVALIHEWSLNPRMAVDIAARGAQHAASARSRIRLAAITARAAARTGDTGAAAQALRAIETIRDGADDRDDITDLGGLFDFPAAKVDYYLGSVHGLLGDHTRARVHAEAAITAYETGDPAARSYGDEALARVDLANAHLADHDHRAAADALGPVLALPPGLRIRQFGIALGRTRRMLAAATAPTETALRKRITTFVDPLTTALASTR from the coding sequence ATGGGGATCACGCTCGCCGATCTGCGTCTGCGCCGCGGCCTGAGCCAGGAGAAGTTGGCCGCCGAACTGGGCGTCGAACGAACCACGGTGCAGAGGTGGGAGGCTGGGAACAGCACGCCGCGGCCGAAGACGATGTCGGAGTTGGCCAAGACCCTCGAGGTCACGGTGGCGGACCTGCGCGAGGTTCTCGGCGACCAGGGTGACATCGGGCGCCTCGACTCGCGGTTCGCCTCGTATGGCGACGGCGATGACCGGTTGGCCATGCTCGCGCGGGCCAGCAACCTTCACAGCGGCCAGGTCGAGCAGTTGTACTGGCGGATCAGCGCCCTGGCAGTGGACTACGTGCACGAACCCGTCGATCGAGTGCTGCCGGACCTGCTGGCCGCCCGTGACACCATCACCGACCTACTCGCCGGCCGCCAAGCCCCACACCACACCCGCGACCTGTACGTGCTCGCGGGCACGACGTGCCTGCTGCTGGCCCATGCCGCTCAGAACCAAGGCGACCACCGCGCGGCGCTCACCAGGCTGGCCACCGCCGCCGACTGCGCCACCGCCGCCGACCACGACGCCCTGCACGCCTGGACCCGTGGATCGGTCGCGCTCATCCACGAGTGGTCACTGAACCCGCGCATGGCCGTGGACATCGCCGCGCGAGGCGCGCAGCACGCCGCCTCGGCGCGCTCGCGGATCCGCCTGGCGGCCATCACCGCCCGCGCCGCCGCCCGCACCGGTGACACCGGGGCCGCCGCGCAAGCGCTCCGCGCGATCGAGACGATTCGCGACGGCGCCGACGACCGCGACGACATCACTGACTTGGGCGGTCTGTTCGACTTCCCCGCGGCCAAGGTCGACTACTACCTGGGCTCGGTGCACGGCCTGCTCGGCGACCACACCCGGGCCCGGGTGCACGCCGAGGCCGCCATCACCGCCTACGAGACCGGTGACCCGGCCGCGCGCTCCTACGGCGACGAGGCCCTCGCCCGGGTCGACCTCGCCAACGCGCACCTCGCCGACCACGATCACCGCGCCGCTGCCGACGCGCTCGGCCCCGTCCTGGCCCTGCCGCCCGGGCTACGCATCCGCCAGTTCGGGATCGCCCTGGGCCGCACTCGCCGGATGCTCGCCGCGGCCACCGCACCGACCGAGACTGCGCTGCGGAAGCGGATCACCACGTTCGTCGACCCGCTCACCACGGCGCTAGCCTCGACGCGGTGA
- a CDS encoding endonuclease/exonuclease/phosphatase family protein: MLLTVFAQNLKRGGLDETATGYGDRWPKLLDRFDRASRPIDLLLLSEAWRWDEHNHKRVARAMHDLGLTAMPLTPGRSGNGTLILYRVETMGRWVGWDTGHVNENLHGLGVAFFDLGMPGGPLAVASAHFDPYRYYGPADEANIMATRATMRTSNALIVGDINFPPADGVEPDYRAMRPYNAASRTELVDPGAGIEPTPYRGVAWTLMRNGFTDVAAEMAKRTGDKSYLAHTARMDRVDQAWATKPVTSAVRDCTRHPDPDDASDHDGIEVTIDTDLIDTSNVREFV, encoded by the coding sequence GTGTTATTGACCGTGTTCGCGCAGAACCTCAAGCGCGGTGGCCTGGACGAGACGGCCACCGGGTATGGGGACCGGTGGCCGAAACTGCTGGACCGATTCGACCGCGCCAGCCGACCGATAGACCTGTTGCTGTTGTCGGAAGCGTGGAGGTGGGATGAGCACAACCACAAACGCGTCGCCCGCGCTATGCACGACCTGGGGTTGACTGCGATGCCCTTGACACCCGGCCGATCCGGTAACGGCACGCTGATCCTCTACCGGGTGGAGACAATGGGACGGTGGGTCGGATGGGACACCGGCCACGTTAACGAGAACCTGCACGGCTTGGGCGTGGCGTTCTTCGACCTGGGGATGCCAGGCGGACCGCTGGCGGTGGCCTCGGCGCACTTTGATCCGTACCGGTATTACGGCCCTGCGGACGAGGCCAACATCATGGCCACCCGAGCAACCATGCGGACCAGCAACGCGTTGATCGTGGGTGACATCAACTTCCCGCCCGCCGATGGAGTGGAGCCGGACTACAGGGCGATGCGCCCGTACAACGCGGCATCGCGCACCGAACTGGTCGACCCCGGCGCCGGGATCGAGCCGACTCCGTACCGCGGCGTGGCATGGACGTTGATGCGGAACGGGTTCACGGATGTCGCTGCGGAGATGGCTAAGCGCACCGGGGACAAGTCCTACTTGGCGCACACCGCGCGCATGGACCGGGTCGATCAGGCGTGGGCGACCAAGCCGGTGACTTCGGCCGTCCGGGACTGCACTCGCCATCCCGACCCGGACGACGCCAGCGACCATGACGGGATCGAGGTCACGATCGACACGGATTTGATCGACACGAGCAATGTGCGGGAATTCGTATAG